In Bacteroidota bacterium, one DNA window encodes the following:
- the rlmB gene encoding 23S rRNA (guanosine(2251)-2'-O)-methyltransferase RlmB, with protein MNDQLYIYGTRAVIEAIDAGKEIEKVNVQKGTDNELHRHLRFLCNKYHIPLKDCPREFFEKYREKNHQGVVAVLSAIKFAEVEEVIAEMNTAEKMPLFLVLDGITDVRNLGAICRTAEVAGVNCIIVPQNNSAPFNEETIKASAGAIHHLKICRVNNVKYALQQLASADIFIFACTEKAPENIYNTQLNQPLALVMGNEAKGIAPGVLKLCNGRVSLPQFGHIGSLNVSVAAGIILYEVLRQRM; from the coding sequence ATGAACGATCAATTATATATATATGGAACCCGTGCGGTAATTGAAGCCATTGATGCTGGTAAAGAAATAGAAAAAGTAAATGTACAAAAAGGAACGGATAATGAATTGCACCGCCATTTGCGTTTTTTATGTAATAAGTATCATATACCTTTAAAGGATTGTCCGCGTGAATTTTTTGAAAAGTACCGGGAAAAAAATCACCAAGGTGTGGTAGCAGTTTTGTCGGCTATAAAATTTGCAGAAGTGGAAGAGGTTATCGCTGAAATGAATACTGCAGAAAAAATGCCCTTGTTTTTGGTGCTCGATGGTATTACGGATGTGCGGAATCTTGGTGCCATTTGCCGTACGGCAGAAGTTGCAGGCGTAAATTGTATAATAGTTCCGCAGAACAACTCGGCACCTTTTAATGAAGAAACAATTAAAGCATCTGCAGGAGCTATACACCATTTAAAAATATGTAGGGTTAATAATGTTAAATATGCCTTGCAACAATTAGCCTCGGCTGATATATTTATATTTGCTTGTACCGAAAAAGCTCCAGAGAATATATATAATACACAACTAAATCAACCACTTGCTTTGGTAATGGGAAATGAGGCCAAAGGCATTGCCCCTGGGGTTCTTAAGCTCTGCAATGGAAGAGTTTCTTTACCGCAGTTTGGGCATATAGGTTCTTTAAATGTTTCGGTGGCTGCAGGTATTATATTATATGAAGTTTTGAGGCAGAGGATGTAA